The genomic interval CACAGTAATTAAATCTGGTTTTATAGAATACAATTGATGAGAAAAAAAAGATCCTGTTCTTCCATATCCACTTTGTACCTCATCTATAATCAATACTGTATTATATTTTTTGCAAAAACTTTCGATTTTATAAAAAAAATCTGATCCAGGATCTATAATTCCAGATACACCTTGTATTCCTTCAGTAATTATAGCACAAATATCTTGATTTTTTAATTTTTTTTCTAAAGAATCAAAATCTTGATAATTTATGAATATGGTTTCATGTTGAGCATTAAAAGGGGATATCAATTTGTAGTTATCCGTTACAGATAAGCTCCCACTTGTTCTTCCATGAAAAGATCCTTTAAAAGCAATAACTTTTTTTTTACCTGTATGAAAAGAAGCTATTTTCAATGCATTTTCATTAGATTCTGTACCAGAATTACATAAAAACAATGAATACTCTTCATATCCTGAAATATTTCCAAGTAAATCAGCTAATTTTCTTTTTTGAGAAATATAAATACTATTAGAATAATAGGAGATTTCATGAATTTGTTCTGTCAAAGCTTTGATATAATATGGATGCGAATGTCCAATGGAAATGACGGCATGTCCTCCATAAAAATCCAAATACATATTTCCTTGAATATCATAAATATAAGCTCCTTTGCTTTTACTTAATTCTATATTTAAAGTAGGATAAACGTCAAATAATTTCATTAAAAACGAACGGATTTTAATCTTAAACCACAAGTTTCATCTAAATCAAACATAAGATTCATATTTTGTACGGCTTGACCAGAAGCTCCTTTTATAAGATTATCTATAATGCTTATAACAATCAATTGATCTTTCTCTTTAATAAGATATAAAATACATTTATTAGTATTGATCACTTGTTTAATATCAATATTGATATCAGAAATCTTTACAAATGGATGATTTTTATAATATTCTTTATATATTTCTTGATTCTTTTCCAAAGAAAGAACAGAATGAGTATATAAAGTCGTTATAATTCCTCTAGAAAAATTACCTCTGTAAGGTACAAAATAAATTTTAGAATAAAAATTGTTTTGTACTTGATGAATAGTTTGTTCAATTTCCTGCAAATGCTGATGTTGAAAAATTTTATAAGCAGAAATATTGTTATTTCTCCAACTAAAATGATTAGTATCATTCAGTTTTCTTCCAGATCCTGTAGAACCTGTTATGGCGCTAATATGAATATTTTTTTTTAATAATTTATTTTTAGCTAATGGCAAAATAGCTAAAAGAATAGCTGTGGCAAAACATCCAGGATTGGCTATATTATGAGATTTCTTAATTCTTTCTTTTTGCCATTCTGGTAATCCATAGACAAAATTTCTATTGTTAAAAACGGATTGAATTTTGATTCTGAAATCTTGACTCAAATCAATCACTTTTATATTTTCTGATATATTATTCAATTCTTTTCTAGATTCTCCATGTCCAGAACAAAGAAATACAATATCTATTTTTTTGCTTAAATCACGGTTGAACTTTACATTTTTCATTTCTCCTAATAAATCTTGATGAACCAAATGAATTAATTCTCCTGAATGACTTTTGCTAACTATATTTTTAATACTAGTTTTTGGATGATGAATCATCAATCTAATCAATTCTCCAGCAGTGTATCCAGCCCCTCCTATAATTCCTATTTCAATCATTTTTCTTTTTTATTTAAATTGTGATACATTTTCATTTGATTGCTCAAAATTTTTGTAAACCCCTTAACATCTTCAGCTGTCCAAGCATAATTCATTTCTCCATATTGAGCCATATTATAATGAGAAGATGTCATTAAATCAAACTTAGATTTTATTCCTACTAAATGAAATCTATAAGGATAAAGAATAACATCTACAGTTCCAGTTAATCTTTCTTGTGTGCTTTTTAGAAATTTTTCTATATCCCGCATGACAGGATCTAAGTATTGAGCTTCATGAAGTAACATCCCATACCAATTGGATAATTGTTCTTTCCAATAAAGTTGCCATTTTGTAAGAATATGTTTTTCCAATAAATGATGAGCTTTTATAATAATAATAGCAGCTGAAGCTTCGAACGCAACTCTTCCTTTAATCCCCAAAATAGTATCTCCTATATGGATTCCTCTTCCTATAGCAAATTCTGATGCGATTTTTTCAATTTTTATTATATTTTTTATAGGTTTTCCTCTCTCTTGATTGACACTTACTAATTCACCCTTTTCAAATTCTAATTCTAAATTCTCACTTTTTTTTCTACTTAATTTTGTTGGATAAGCTTCTTCCGGAAAATCATGATAAGAAGTCAAAGTCTCTTTTCCTCCTATACTCGTTCCCCAAATTCCTTTATTGATAGAATATTTAGCTTGATCCCAACAAATGGAGACCCCTTTATCTTGCAAATATTCAATTTCTTCTTTTCTAGACACCTTCATATCTCTTATCGGAGATAAAGTTATTTTTTCTGGACAAATAATTTGAAAGGCTATATCAAATCTAATTTGATCGTTCCCTGCTCCTGTACTTCCATGAGCAATTGCTTTTGCTTGAATATAAGTGGCGTATTGTGCTATTTTAATCGCCTGAAAAATTCTTTCTGAACTTACAGAAAGTGGATAAGTATTATTTTTAAGAATGTTTCCGAATATAAGATATTTTATACAATTTTGATAATATTCTTCTATAGCGTCAATAGTCTTGTGCGATTTAGATCCAATGCTTAAAGCTCTTTCTTCAATTTTTAATAATTCATCTTTTTTAAAACCTCCCGTATTAATAATAACTGTATGAACTTCATATTTTTTTTCCTGTATTAAATATTTTAAACAATAAGAGGTATCTAAACCACCACTATAAGCTAAAACAATTTTATCTCCAGTAGATAAAGAACTTTTATCTTTTTTATTGTTTTTATTCATATACGGATTGTATAAAAGACCTGTGCATAAACACATTTTTCTTTGATTTCTGGTTAAAATATCAAAATTTGCACAACTTTGACATCCTTTCCAAAACTTTTCTGAATGAGTCAATTCACTAAAAGAAACAGGTTTAAAACCCAATTCTGTATTGATTTTAATAACTGGATTACTTGTTGTAATACTAAAAATTTTAGAATTTGGAAATTTTTCTCTGGAAAGTTTAAAAATTTCAATCTTAATAATTTTAGCTAATCCTTGTTTTCTAAATTCAGGAAAAACAATTAAACCGGAATTAACGACAAATTCTTCGTTCTGAAAAGTTTCAAGGTAGCTAAACCCCGCTAATTTTTCATCAAAAAAAGCAATTACCGCATTTCCATGAATCATTTTTGATTTAATATACTCTGGATCTTTTTTTGCGATTCCAGTCCCCCTTATTTTTGCTGATTCCTTAATTTTTTCGCAAATTAAGAAAGCATATTTCGTATCCTCTTCATGAGATACTCTAACTTTTATTTTCATCTTTACTTTATAAGAACCCACGTAAAATAAAGATAAGTAACTAAGGAAAAAAATAAATGCGTTGTACCGATTGGTAGTTGCAGTATGAATGATACTTCATATATTTTTCTTTTCTATTCTATGCCCAAATACAAATTTAATAAAGTCTTTTTAATTATTTAATTAATTGAAAGGTTTTAGTTTAAACAAAAATCTAACCCTTTTATTTCTTCCAATTTTTTTAAAAAACTTGAATTAATATTAATTTCATATTTTATAGATTCAAAATTTAAAAAAATTTGATCTACTTTATCATAAAGAACTATATTCAATTTCTTATTTCCTATTTGTTGAGAAATAAGTTTTTCAATATCATTAATAAATTCATTATTTAAACAGTTTATATTGATTTTAATTATAAGTTTATGTACCAATTTTTTTAAAATATTTTGTAAATTTTCCATATATAAAATATTTATTTTATATTTTTGATATCTTGATTTTTCAATAGAAAAACATAAATACAACGGATTATTTTGAATCAAAAAAGGTTCATATTTCAAATATTGTTGTCCGTAAATTTTGAATTCTTTAGAAGAATTATAATCTTCTAATAAGAAAATACCATATTTAATTCCATTTTTTATATATGTTTTTTTTTCTATTTTGGATAAAATTCCACATACACACATTTTTTTTCCTATAAGTAGAGATTCTTGCTTATTTAATTGTTCTAAAGAGATATTCGTAAAATATTTTATTTCATAATAAAAATCATCTAAAGGATGTCCAGAAGTATAAACACCTAATACTTCTTTTTCTTTAGATAATTTATATATATTACTCCATAAATTACATTTCATGAGAATAGGTTGATCTACTTTATTTTTTGTTTTTTGTGATTTGGACCCAAATCTAATAATTTTTTCTAAAGTACTTAATTTATCATCAAATCCAATATGAAAATATTGTTCTCTATCAATATGAAAACTGTCTAAAGATCCAGATAAAATTAAACTTTCTAAAGTTTTTTTATTCACTACACGTAAATCTATTCTTTTAACCAGATTAAAAATAGAGGTATAGGGTCCGTTTTTTTTTCTTTCTTGAAGAAGAATTTTTACAGCATTCTTTCCAATTCCTTTTATTCCCGCAAGACCAAATCTAATATGATTAGAATCAGTTACTCTAAAAAAAGAATCACTTTCATTTATATCTGGACTGATTACAGATATACTCATTTTTTTGCATTCTTCTATAAAAAAAGTAAGCTGTTTAATGTTCTGCATATTATTGCTTAATACAGAAGCCATATATTCACATGGAAAATGTGCTTTTAAATAAGCAGTTTTAAAAGCTATATAGGCATAACATGTCGCATGAGATTTATTAAAAGCATAACAAGAAAAATATTCCCAATCTTTCCATATTTTTTCTAAAATATTTTTAGGATAACCTTTTTTCATAGCTTGATGTAGAAATAAATTTCTCATTTTATTGAGTTTTTCTTTTTGTTTTTTTCCCATAGATATTCTAAGAATATCCGCTTCTCCTTTACTAAAATCAGCTATTTTTTGGGCTATTAACATGACTTGCTCTTGATATATTGTTATTCCGTAAGTTTCTTTCAAAAATTCCTCCATTTCTGGTAAATCATAGGTAATTGCTTCTTTTCCATGTTTTCTAGATATGAAATTAGGAATGTATTGTAAAGGACCTGGTCTATACAATGCGGTCATTGCAATTAAATCATCAAATTTATCAGGTTTTAACTTACGTAAATATTTTTGCATTCCTGGAGATTCATATTGAAAAACGGCTACAGTTTCTCCTTTTTGAAAAAGATGATAAGTTTTCTCATCTTTGAGAGAAAATGAATCCTCTGTAAGAGGAATATTTTCACATCTTTTTTTGATAATATTTATAGCGTCTTTAATAATAGTAAGGGTTTTTAATCCCAAAAAATCCATTTTCAATAATCCAACATGTTCTACCACATGATTATCAAATTGCGTAAGCAATAAATCTGATTCTTTTGACACAGATACTGGAATATATTCTTGAATATCATATGGACTGATTATGATCCCACAAGCGTGTACTCCTGTACTTCTTATAGTTCCTTCTAAAATTTCTGCTTGTTGTAAAACTTTACCTTCCAATGTATTTCTATTTTTTGCAAAATCCCTCAATTTTTGTACATTATTCATCTCTTCTTTATTGATTATCTTTTCTATGGTGTTTTTTTTAGATAAAATTACTTTTAATGAAAGCATATTAGGAACCATTTTTGCGATACGATCTGTTTCTTTTAGAGATAAATCTAATACACGTCCGGTATCTCTAATGGATGATTTCGCCCCCATAGTTGCATATGTTATAATTTGTGCAACTTGATGTTTCCCATATTTTTGAACAACCCATTCAATAATTTTCTCACGTCCCCTGTCATCAAAATCAATATCAATATCTGGTAAAGAAATTCTGTCCGGATTTAAAAATCGTTCGAAAAGAAGATGATATTTTATTGGATCTATATTGGTTATTTCTATACAATAAGCAACAATAGATCCTGCTACTGATCCTCTACCAGGGCCGACTGAAATATTCATTTTTTTAGCTTGAGAAATAAAATTATGAACAATGAGAAAATAACCAGGATAGCCAATTTTTTCTATTGTTTTTAATTCAAAAAGAATTCTTTCTTGAATTTTTTTAGTAATATTTTTATAACGTTTTTTGGCCCCATCAAAAGTTATTTTTTTTAGAAAACGATTTTCTCCTCTATTTCCTCCATCTATTTTGTCTATAGGATCTTCAAAAGATTTTGGAATCTTAAACTTTGGAAGTAATATTTTGTGTGAAAGATGATAAGATTCAATTTTATTAACTAATTCCTCTAGAAAATCAAAAGATTCTGGTAAATCAAAAAAAATTTTTTTCATTTCTTCTGCACTCTTGAAATAAAATTCATGGTTTGGAAAACCAAATCTATAACCGAACCCTTTTCCTATAGGGGTTAATTGTTTTTCTACATTTTTTATACAAAGTAAAATATCATGAGCATTTGCTTCTTTTTTATCTAAATAAAAAGTGTTATTTTGTATAATATATTTTACATGATATTTTTCTGAAAATTTTAGTAATATATTATTGACATGATCTTCAGCTTCTAAACCATGACGCAACAATTCTATATAAAAATCATCTCCAAAAAGATCCTTCCACCATAAGAAAACTCTCTCTGCTTTTCTTTCACCATAATTCAGAATAGTATATGGAATTTCTGAATTTAAATCTCCGGTAAGAGCAATTAAATTTTCCTTATATTTTTCTATAATTTTTTTTCCAATTCTAGGAATTCCAGCATAAAAACCTTTTGTAAAACCTAATGAACAAAGTTTCGCTAAATTATGATAACCTTTTTTATTTTTAGATAAAAGAACTTGTTGATATCGTTTATCCGGTTCTTCTTTAGTAAATTTTTTTTGTAAATAATTATCTGAAATAAATACTTCGCAACCTATGATCCCTTTGATTGATTTTTCTGGAAAATATTTTTTATTTATGGAATGAATAGCATTTAAAAAATGAAAAGATCCCATCATATTTCCATAATCAGTTATACCTACAGCTGGCATATTTAAATGTATAGCTCTTTCTACTAGAGACTGAATATCTATAGTTGAATAAAGAATAGAAAAATGGGTATGATTATGGATATGAGAATATTTTTTTTTTTTCAATTTTTCTTTCAACATATCATTTAATGCATTGTCATTTTTTAATGAAATTTTTTCTTTTTTTTCTAATAAAGTATGATCATCATTAAAAGAAACTACAGAAGAAGAAATTTTTGTAGTATATTTATTTCTGAATTTAAACAGAATATCTTCCTTTATCCCTATATCTTGATGTGATATTATTCCGATACGTAATAATTCTAAAAAAGAACGAGCTGTAGCTTTTACATCATTTTCGGCATTATGCATGTTTGGAGCTTTTTCTCCAAAAAGTTTTTGATATAATTCAGATAATGTTGGCCATTTCAGTCTTTTTCCAGTTCCTGATAGTTTGCAATAAGAAGTAGAAATTTCTTTAGTATCTAATATTTTCTTTTT from Blattabacterium cuenoti carries:
- the argC gene encoding N-acetyl-gamma-glutamyl-phosphate reductase; protein product: MIEIGIIGGAGYTAGELIRLMIHHPKTSIKNIVSKSHSGELIHLVHQDLLGEMKNVKFNRDLSKKIDIVFLCSGHGESRKELNNISENIKVIDLSQDFRIKIQSVFNNRNFVYGLPEWQKERIKKSHNIANPGCFATAILLAILPLAKNKLLKKNIHISAITGSTGSGRKLNDTNHFSWRNNNISAYKIFQHQHLQEIEQTIHQVQNNFYSKIYFVPYRGNFSRGIITTLYTHSVLSLEKNQEIYKEYYKNHPFVKISDINIDIKQVINTNKCILYLIKEKDQLIVISIIDNLIKGASGQAVQNMNLMFDLDETCGLRLKSVRF
- a CDS encoding argininosuccinate synthase domain-containing protein — protein: MKIKVRVSHEEDTKYAFLICEKIKESAKIRGTGIAKKDPEYIKSKMIHGNAVIAFFDEKLAGFSYLETFQNEEFVVNSGLIVFPEFRKQGLAKIIKIEIFKLSREKFPNSKIFSITTSNPVIKINTELGFKPVSFSELTHSEKFWKGCQSCANFDILTRNQRKMCLCTGLLYNPYMNKNNKKDKSSLSTGDKIVLAYSGGLDTSYCLKYLIQEKKYEVHTVIINTGGFKKDELLKIEERALSIGSKSHKTIDAIEEYYQNCIKYLIFGNILKNNTYPLSVSSERIFQAIKIAQYATYIQAKAIAHGSTGAGNDQIRFDIAFQIICPEKITLSPIRDMKVSRKEEIEYLQDKGVSICWDQAKYSINKGIWGTSIGGKETLTSYHDFPEEAYPTKLSRKKSENLELEFEKGELVSVNQERGKPIKNIIKIEKIASEFAIGRGIHIGDTILGIKGRVAFEASAAIIIIKAHHLLEKHILTKWQLYWKEQLSNWYGMLLHEAQYLDPVMRDIEKFLKSTQERLTGTVDVILYPYRFHLVGIKSKFDLMTSSHYNMAQYGEMNYAWTAEDVKGFTKILSNQMKMYHNLNKKEK
- a CDS encoding aspartate aminotransferase family protein is translated as MKLFDVYPTLNIELSKSKGAYIYDIQGNMYLDFYGGHAVISIGHSHPYYIKALTEQIHEISYYSNSIYISQKRKLADLLGNISGYEEYSLFLCNSGTESNENALKIASFHTGKKKVIAFKGSFHGRTSGSLSVTDNYKLISPFNAQHETIFINYQDFDSLEKKLKNQDICAIITEGIQGVSGIIDPGSDFFYKIESFCKKYNTVLIIDEVQSGYGRTGSFFSHQLYSIKPDLITVAKGMGNGFPIGGVLIHPKFQPYYGMLGTTFGGNHLACTAGITVLEIIQKENLIENAKRMGKILLQGLCLIPEINEIRGRGLMIGLEFDFPIQDLKNLLIYKEKVFVGTSSNPYVLRLLPPLNINENHIKLFLKKLKNALAYLFRY
- the dnaE gene encoding DNA polymerase III subunit alpha produces the protein MYLIVDTETTGLPVSYNFPITHVDNWPRIVQISWQIHDVIGDLIEFKSFIIKPDHYDIPFNAFKIHGITNEKADKYGIDLSFVLHEFKKSLDQSQCLIGHNLKFDIKVIECEFFRKKKEISFQKKKILDTKEISTSYCKLSGTGKRLKWPTLSELYQKLFGEKAPNMHNAENDVKATARSFLELLRIGIISHQDIGIKEDILFKFRNKYTTKISSSVVSFNDDHTLLEKKEKISLKNDNALNDMLKEKLKKKKYSHIHNHTHFSILYSTIDIQSLVERAIHLNMPAVGITDYGNMMGSFHFLNAIHSINKKYFPEKSIKGIIGCEVFISDNYLQKKFTKEEPDKRYQQVLLSKNKKGYHNLAKLCSLGFTKGFYAGIPRIGKKIIEKYKENLIALTGDLNSEIPYTILNYGERKAERVFLWWKDLFGDDFYIELLRHGLEAEDHVNNILLKFSEKYHVKYIIQNNTFYLDKKEANAHDILLCIKNVEKQLTPIGKGFGYRFGFPNHEFYFKSAEEMKKIFFDLPESFDFLEELVNKIESYHLSHKILLPKFKIPKSFEDPIDKIDGGNRGENRFLKKITFDGAKKRYKNITKKIQERILFELKTIEKIGYPGYFLIVHNFISQAKKMNISVGPGRGSVAGSIVAYCIEITNIDPIKYHLLFERFLNPDRISLPDIDIDFDDRGREKIIEWVVQKYGKHQVAQIITYATMGAKSSIRDTGRVLDLSLKETDRIAKMVPNMLSLKVILSKKNTIEKIINKEEMNNVQKLRDFAKNRNTLEGKVLQQAEILEGTIRSTGVHACGIIISPYDIQEYIPVSVSKESDLLLTQFDNHVVEHVGLLKMDFLGLKTLTIIKDAINIIKKRCENIPLTEDSFSLKDEKTYHLFQKGETVAVFQYESPGMQKYLRKLKPDKFDDLIAMTALYRPGPLQYIPNFISRKHGKEAITYDLPEMEEFLKETYGITIYQEQVMLIAQKIADFSKGEADILRISMGKKQKEKLNKMRNLFLHQAMKKGYPKNILEKIWKDWEYFSCYAFNKSHATCYAYIAFKTAYLKAHFPCEYMASVLSNNMQNIKQLTFFIEECKKMSISVISPDINESDSFFRVTDSNHIRFGLAGIKGIGKNAVKILLQERKKNGPYTSIFNLVKRIDLRVVNKKTLESLILSGSLDSFHIDREQYFHIGFDDKLSTLEKIIRFGSKSQKTKNKVDQPILMKCNLWSNIYKLSKEKEVLGVYTSGHPLDDFYYEIKYFTNISLEQLNKQESLLIGKKMCVCGILSKIEKKTYIKNGIKYGIFLLEDYNSSKEFKIYGQQYLKYEPFLIQNNPLYLCFSIEKSRYQKYKINILYMENLQNILKKLVHKLIIKININCLNNEFINDIEKLISQQIGNKKLNIVLYDKVDQIFLNFESIKYEININSSFLKKLEEIKGLDFCLN